The window CTTCTACCTGCCAAACTATGCCGGTCCGTTTGCGGAGACAGGCGCGGTGTTCGCGCCGCGCTACCGGCATGCTGCCCTCTACGCATACATGAATAACCGGGAGGACTCCCTGCAGGCCCGTCTTCTTGCCTATGAGGATGTGCGCGCCGCCTTCACGCAATTCCTCGCCGATGCAGGTGATGAGCGTCCCATCATCCTTGCCGGCGCCGGACAGGGCGCAGGTCACGTAACCGGCCTGCTGCTGGACATTGTGTCACGCGACGAGGACCTCGTTGCACGGCTGGTGGCGGCCTACATCATTGAGGCCCCTGTTGCTGCCGATCTGTTTGACGGTCCGCTGCAGAATATTCCGCTATGCGGCGCACCGGACGCTTTTCGCTGCGTTGTCACCTACTCTGCCGTCCGCGCTGACGAGGCCGCGCGCATAGATGCGATCACTGAGCGCAGCTCGCTATGGGTCGACCGTGGCCGGCTGGGACAGACGCCCGGTCTCGAGCTCGCCTGCGTAAACCCGCTATTGTGGAACACGTCTGAGGACTATGCGCCTGCGCGCCTGCATCGCGGCGGCGCGGCAGCCGAGGGGCTGGAGCTGGGCGAACGCCCCTCCCCGCTGGCCAGCCAGACCGGCGCGCAGTGCCAGAACGGTCTGCTCTTCGTTGATCAGCCACGGTCGCGCACGCTGCAACGGCCATCACGGCTCGCGGAAGCGCGGCGCGTACCGCCCTTCAACCTGTTTTATGCTGATCTGGAAGCCGATGTGACGCGCCGGGCGGCACTGCTGGCTGAAACGCTCGCCGAAGAGCGCCGCTGGGCACCGGAATTGCCGGAGGCCGAGGAAATCGGGTCCGTGCCGGTGCGCCCGATCGACTAGAGCGCCTTGCCGGCCTTCATCTTTTCGACCAGCGCGGTCGTGGAGAAACCCGCCTGCAGCGGGGCGATCACGATCTCGCCGCCGCGCGATCTGATGAAGTCGGCTCCTGGCAGGTCGTCGGGCTTGTAGTCAGCCCCTTTCACCAGCACATCGGGCGCAATCGCGCGGATCAGTGCTTCGGGTGTGTCTTCCTCGAACACCACCACCCGATCCACGCTCTCCAGCGCTGCGAGCATCGCTGCGCGGTGAGCCGCCGGATTTACGGGCCGCCCTTCGCCCTTCAGACGCGTCACGGACGCGTCGCTATTGAGCCCCACCACCAGCCGGTCACACACCGAGCGCGCATGACGCAGCGAGGCAAGATGGCCGGGATGGAGAATATCGAAACACCCATTGGTGAAGCCGACCTTCAGCCCGTCACGGTGCCACGAGCTGACGGTGCTGGCGGCCTGTTCGCGCGACAGCACCCGCCAGTCGACATCACCTGCCCCGGGTATCGCGCTGTCGAGCAATTCTTCGGGAGACACGGTCGCCGTACCTGTCTTGCCGACGGCTGTACCGGCCGCCAGGTCTGCCAGAGCGATCGTGTCCGCGAGCGGCAGGCGCGCCGCTACGCCCAGCGAGAGGGCTGCCAGAGCGGTGTCACCAGCGCCTGACACATCATAGACGGAGCGCGGGCGGGCGCGATGGTGATGGACCTCGCCGTTCTCGATAAAGCTCATACCTTTGGCGCCGCGGGTCACGACAAGCGCGGGGGTCGAGCCAAGCCGCGACTTGAGCGCTGCAAGCGCAGCCTCAACTTCGGCATCCGAACCAACGGGCATGGCAACTTCGCCAGCGAGTTCCTGCGCGTTCGGCTTGATAAGGTAGGCGCCGTCATAGCGGGTATAGTCATCACCGCGCGGATCGACACAGACCGGCTTTCCGGCCGTTTTGGCGAGCTTGATGATTTCGGCGCACACCGCGCGCGTCAGCATCCCCCTGCCATAGTCAGACAGGATCACGACGTCTGCGCGGTCCAGAGCACCCGTGACGGCTGCGATGACCGCCTTGGCCGTATCGGCACTGATGGCCGCGCCGGGATCAAAATCCACGCAGAACATCTGCTGGCTGCCAGACACATATCGGGTTTTGGTTGGTGTGCTCCGGCCGGGCTCGCGGATCAGGGTGCAGCCATGCGTTCCGCAATCGGTCAGAAGCCCTTCAACCGCATCGCCCTGCGGATCATTTCCGGCGACGCTGATAACGCTTGCCTCACCGCCCAGGCTGATCAGATTGCGGACAAGATTGCCCGCACCGCCGAGCATCATTTCCCGGCGGGTCTCCGACAGGATCGGCACCGGCGCCTCGCGAGAAATGCGCTTCACCTCGCCATAGACGAAGGAATCCAGAAGCACGTCACCAATAACGAGCGCGCGTTTTCCGGCTATGGAGCCCAGAAGGAGTGAAGCGGCCTGACGCTGCATGACGCGCCCTAAAGTGCCATCACAGGGCTGGCTTTGGCCATGCGGTCAAACTCCAGCAAATCAGCTGCGATCGCCTCAAAACGCTTCAGCGGGATCATGTTCGGCCCGTCAGACGG is drawn from Glycocaulis alkaliphilus and contains these coding sequences:
- the rfaE2 gene encoding D-glycero-beta-D-manno-heptose 1-phosphate adenylyltransferase: MQRQAASLLLGSIAGKRALVIGDVLLDSFVYGEVKRISREAPVPILSETRREMMLGGAGNLVRNLISLGGEASVISVAGNDPQGDAVEGLLTDCGTHGCTLIREPGRSTPTKTRYVSGSQQMFCVDFDPGAAISADTAKAVIAAVTGALDRADVVILSDYGRGMLTRAVCAEIIKLAKTAGKPVCVDPRGDDYTRYDGAYLIKPNAQELAGEVAMPVGSDAEVEAALAALKSRLGSTPALVVTRGAKGMSFIENGEVHHHRARPRSVYDVSGAGDTALAALSLGVAARLPLADTIALADLAAGTAVGKTGTATVSPEELLDSAIPGAGDVDWRVLSREQAASTVSSWHRDGLKVGFTNGCFDILHPGHLASLRHARSVCDRLVVGLNSDASVTRLKGEGRPVNPAAHRAAMLAALESVDRVVVFEEDTPEALIRAIAPDVLVKGADYKPDDLPGADFIRSRGGEIVIAPLQAGFSTTALVEKMKAGKAL
- a CDS encoding DUF3089 domain-containing protein, giving the protein MFLLLLAASWLMRDQIYQTFLDPGVPFQTYEPPPAPDYAQGESWAVRPMLAAMDEDEPAVFFVHPTLHTGGDHWNASLDRRSHRERLERFYLPNYAGPFAETGAVFAPRYRHAALYAYMNNREDSLQARLLAYEDVRAAFTQFLADAGDERPIILAGAGQGAGHVTGLLLDIVSRDEDLVARLVAAYIIEAPVAADLFDGPLQNIPLCGAPDAFRCVVTYSAVRADEAARIDAITERSSLWVDRGRLGQTPGLELACVNPLLWNTSEDYAPARLHRGGAAAEGLELGERPSPLASQTGAQCQNGLLFVDQPRSRTLQRPSRLAEARRVPPFNLFYADLEADVTRRAALLAETLAEERRWAPELPEAEEIGSVPVRPID